From the Microbacterium thalassium genome, one window contains:
- the groL gene encoding chaperonin GroEL (60 kDa chaperone family; promotes refolding of misfolded polypeptides especially under stressful conditions; forms two stacked rings of heptamers to form a barrel-shaped 14mer; ends can be capped by GroES; misfolded proteins enter the barrel where they are refolded when GroES binds) — MAKIIAFDEEARRGLERGLNILADAVKVTLGPRGRNVVLEKKWGAPTITNDGVSIAKEIELEDAYEKIGAELVKEVAKKTDDVAGDGTTTATVLAQALVREGLRNVAAGADPISLKKGIEKAVAAITAELLENAKEVESKEQIAATASISAADPEIGALIAEAIDKVGKEGVVTVEESQTFGTELELTEGMRFDKGYLNPYFVTDPERQEAVFEDPYILIANQKISNIKDLLPVVDKVIQEGKELLIIAEDVEGEALATLVLNKIRGIFKSAAVKAPGFGDRRKAQLQDIAILTGGQVITEEVGLKLENATLDLLGRARKVIITKDETTIVEGAGEQSLIEGRVTQIRREIENTDSDYDREKLQERLAKLAGGVAVIKAGAATEVELKERKHRIEDAVRNAKAAVEEGIVPGGGVALIQAGATAFDGLELVGDEQTGANIVKVAIEAPLKQIALNAGLEPGVVANKVSELPAGHGLNAATGEYGDLFAQGIIDPAKVTRSALQNAASIAGLFLTTEAVVADKPEKAAPVPADPTGGMDF; from the coding sequence ATGGCAAAGATCATCGCTTTCGACGAGGAGGCCCGCCGCGGCCTCGAGCGCGGCCTGAACATCCTGGCCGACGCCGTCAAGGTGACCCTCGGCCCGCGCGGTCGCAACGTCGTGCTCGAGAAGAAGTGGGGCGCACCCACCATCACGAACGACGGCGTGTCGATCGCCAAGGAGATCGAGCTCGAGGACGCGTACGAGAAGATCGGCGCGGAGCTCGTCAAGGAGGTCGCGAAGAAGACCGACGACGTCGCCGGTGACGGCACGACGACGGCCACCGTCCTCGCCCAGGCGCTCGTGCGCGAGGGCCTGCGCAACGTCGCGGCCGGCGCCGACCCCATCTCGCTCAAGAAGGGCATCGAGAAGGCCGTCGCCGCCATCACCGCCGAGCTGCTCGAGAACGCCAAGGAGGTCGAGTCCAAGGAGCAGATCGCTGCGACCGCCTCGATCTCGGCCGCTGACCCGGAGATCGGCGCGCTCATCGCCGAGGCCATCGACAAGGTCGGCAAGGAGGGCGTCGTCACCGTCGAGGAGTCGCAGACGTTCGGCACCGAGCTCGAGCTCACCGAGGGCATGCGCTTCGACAAGGGCTACCTGAACCCCTACTTCGTCACCGACCCGGAGCGTCAGGAGGCGGTCTTCGAGGACCCCTACATCCTGATCGCGAACCAGAAGATCTCGAACATCAAGGACCTTCTGCCCGTCGTCGACAAGGTGATCCAGGAGGGCAAGGAGCTCCTCATCATCGCCGAGGACGTCGAGGGCGAGGCTCTCGCGACCCTGGTGCTCAACAAGATCCGCGGCATCTTCAAGTCGGCTGCCGTCAAGGCCCCCGGCTTCGGCGACCGTCGCAAGGCTCAGCTGCAGGACATCGCGATCCTCACCGGCGGCCAGGTCATCACCGAGGAGGTCGGTCTCAAGCTCGAGAACGCCACCCTCGACCTGCTCGGCCGTGCGCGCAAGGTCATCATCACCAAGGACGAGACCACCATCGTCGAGGGTGCCGGTGAGCAGTCGCTCATCGAGGGCCGCGTGACCCAGATCCGTCGCGAGATCGAGAACACCGACAGCGACTACGACCGCGAGAAGCTGCAGGAGCGCCTCGCCAAGCTCGCCGGCGGCGTGGCCGTCATCAAGGCGGGCGCGGCCACCGAGGTCGAGCTCAAGGAGCGCAAGCACCGCATCGAGGACGCCGTCCGCAACGCGAAGGCGGCCGTCGAGGAGGGCATCGTCCCCGGTGGCGGCGTGGCCCTCATCCAGGCGGGCGCCACGGCGTTCGACGGCCTTGAGCTCGTCGGCGACGAGCAGACCGGCGCGAACATCGTGAAGGTCGCCATCGAGGCTCCGCTCAAGCAGATCGCGCTCAACGCGGGCCTGGAGCCCGGCGTCGTCGCCAACAAGGTGTCGGAGCTGCCGGCCGGCCACGGCCTGAACGCCGCCACCGGCGAGTACGGTGACCTGTTCGCACAGGGCATCATCGACCCCGCCAAGGTGACCCGCTCGGCTCTGCAGAACGCCGCGTCGATCGCGGGCCTGTTCCTGACGACCGAGGCCGTCGTCGCCGACAAGCCCGAGAAGGCCGCGCCGGTTCCGGCCGACCCGACCGGCGGCATGGACTTCTGA
- a CDS encoding cold-shock protein, protein MTQGTVKWFNAEKGYGFITVSDGRDVFVHYSNIEMTGFRVLEEGQTVEFTVGTGQKGPQAESVRVVA, encoded by the coding sequence ATGACCCAGGGAACCGTCAAGTGGTTCAACGCCGAGAAGGGCTACGGCTTCATCACGGTGTCCGACGGCCGCGACGTGTTCGTCCACTATTCGAACATCGAGATGACCGGCTTCCGCGTCCTCGAAGAAGGTCAGACGGTGGAGTTCACCGTCGGGACCGGACAGAAGGGTCCGCAGGCCGAATCCGTCCGCGTCGTCGCCTGA
- a CDS encoding LytR C-terminal domain-containing protein, producing MPESSFPRDRFDDLPEDGGRIGAHRAEQPHLHGWTLFFWAAAATVVLTIVGVFATMVVSGRIELAPEPEPTITATPVPTVEPAVDTAYQVLILNATPKEGLATQTKDVVLGAGWSSSDVTAGEAGSQDFAETTVYYLDAEDEAAALGLAEVVGGARVEQSDVYQAAVEGSSQLTVVLGLDRIEQSPSATPSP from the coding sequence GTGCCAGAGTCCTCCTTCCCCCGGGATCGCTTCGACGACCTCCCCGAGGACGGCGGCCGGATCGGCGCCCACCGTGCCGAGCAGCCGCACCTGCACGGGTGGACGCTCTTCTTCTGGGCGGCCGCCGCGACCGTCGTCCTGACGATCGTCGGCGTGTTCGCCACGATGGTCGTCTCGGGCCGCATCGAGCTGGCGCCCGAGCCCGAGCCGACGATCACCGCCACCCCCGTTCCGACCGTCGAGCCCGCCGTCGACACGGCGTATCAGGTGCTCATCCTCAACGCGACGCCGAAGGAGGGCCTGGCGACGCAGACCAAGGATGTCGTGCTCGGCGCCGGCTGGTCGTCCTCGGACGTCACCGCCGGCGAGGCCGGCAGCCAGGACTTCGCCGAGACGACGGTCTACTACCTGGACGCCGAGGACGAAGCGGCCGCGCTCGGTCTCGCCGAGGTCGTCGGCGGCGCCCGCGTCGAGCAGAGCGACGTGTACCAGGCAGCGGTCGAGGGCAGCTCGCAGCTCACGGTCGTCCTGGGCCTGGACCGCATCGAGCAGTCGCCCAGCGCGACGCCGTCGCCCTGA
- a CDS encoding DUF3263 domain-containing protein, with the protein MPFSDRDRALLDFESAWMRHAGAKEEAIRADLQMSPARYYQLLGRLIDTAEAQAYDPMLVGRLRRMRDQREQPGRRHGQRTSAHAG; encoded by the coding sequence GTGCCCTTCAGCGACCGCGACCGCGCCCTGCTCGACTTCGAGAGCGCGTGGATGCGGCACGCCGGCGCCAAGGAGGAGGCGATCCGCGCCGATCTCCAGATGTCGCCGGCGCGGTACTACCAGCTGCTGGGACGGCTGATCGACACCGCCGAGGCGCAGGCGTACGACCCGATGCTGGTGGGTCGGCTGCGGCGCATGCGCGATCAGCGCGAGCAGCCCGGTCGCCGCCACGGTCAGAGGACCTCCGCCCACGCCGGGTAA
- a CDS encoding DUF2332 domain-containing protein: MSTDEHEVADRYGRFARDEAPGRSALYAAWAARVAADPAIARLLARIPATRRQPPLVFAICRMLGAPETDAAAWADWLEPHIDEVVDEASRRSLQTNEPLRCAALLPALSQIEGPIALLELGASAGLCLHPDRYSYRYADGPALDPSAGASAVVLESRLTGDAAVRLPEVVWRAGVDLAPLDPRDRADRAFLRALVWPGETGREERIRAALDIAAAHPAPIWTGDASDPDVVREAARQAPVDATLVVTTPGLLPHVPRAGRERILPVLAGGPWRWVTIDPAGLHDAWRPALHADEWRGGFVLGLDARPIAVVDPLGAFVEWRAGPATARG; the protein is encoded by the coding sequence ATGAGCACCGACGAGCACGAGGTCGCGGATCGCTACGGCCGCTTCGCACGGGACGAGGCGCCCGGGCGCAGTGCGCTGTACGCCGCGTGGGCCGCCCGCGTCGCGGCGGACCCCGCCATCGCCCGGCTCCTCGCGCGCATTCCGGCGACGCGCCGCCAGCCGCCGCTCGTGTTCGCGATCTGCCGCATGCTGGGTGCCCCCGAGACGGATGCCGCCGCGTGGGCCGACTGGCTGGAGCCGCACATCGACGAGGTCGTCGACGAAGCCTCGCGGCGCTCCCTGCAGACCAACGAGCCGCTGCGGTGCGCGGCCCTGCTGCCGGCGCTGTCGCAGATCGAGGGGCCGATCGCCCTCCTCGAGCTCGGCGCGAGCGCGGGACTGTGCCTGCATCCGGATCGGTACTCGTATCGCTACGCGGACGGTCCGGCGCTGGATCCGTCCGCCGGAGCATCCGCGGTCGTGCTCGAGTCGCGGCTCACCGGCGACGCGGCTGTCCGCCTGCCCGAGGTCGTGTGGCGCGCCGGGGTCGATCTCGCCCCCCTGGATCCGCGCGACCGGGCGGATCGCGCGTTCCTCCGGGCCCTGGTGTGGCCGGGCGAGACGGGCCGCGAGGAGCGCATCCGCGCCGCGCTCGACATCGCCGCGGCGCATCCCGCGCCCATCTGGACCGGTGACGCCTCCGACCCCGACGTGGTGCGCGAGGCCGCGCGGCAGGCGCCCGTGGACGCGACCCTGGTCGTGACCACTCCCGGCCTCCTGCCGCACGTCCCGCGGGCCGGGCGCGAGCGGATCCTCCCGGTGCTGGCGGGCGGGCCGTGGCGGTGGGTGACGATCGATCCCGCCGGTCTGCACGATGCGTGGCGGCCGGCGCTGCATGCCGACGAGTGGCGTGGTGGGTTCGTGCTCGGACTCGACGCTCGCCCGATCGCCGTCGTCGACCCGCTCGGCGCGTTCGTGGAGTGGCGCGCCGGTCCCGCGACCGCGCGCGGCTAG
- the msrB gene encoding peptide-methionine (R)-S-oxide reductase MsrB has protein sequence MTYNVDHSDDHWREKLTAEQYAVLRQAGTERAWTGELLDEHRAGLYTCAACEAELFHSGTKFDSHCGWPSFYESVRPEAVELLEDRTYGMVRTEVRCANCGSHLGHVFPDGFGTPTGDRYCMNSISLSFTPHESA, from the coding sequence ATGACGTACAACGTCGACCACAGCGACGATCACTGGCGCGAGAAGCTCACCGCCGAGCAGTACGCGGTGCTGCGTCAGGCCGGCACGGAGCGGGCCTGGACGGGCGAGCTGCTCGACGAGCATCGCGCGGGACTGTACACGTGCGCCGCGTGCGAGGCCGAACTGTTCCACAGCGGCACGAAGTTCGACTCGCACTGCGGCTGGCCGAGCTTCTACGAGTCGGTGCGGCCCGAGGCCGTCGAACTGCTCGAGGACCGCACCTACGGCATGGTGCGCACCGAGGTGCGCTGCGCGAACTGCGGCTCGCACCTGGGGCACGTCTTCCCGGACGGCTTCGGCACCCCCACCGGCGACCGCTACTGCATGAACTCGATCTCGCTGTCCTTCACGCCCCACGAATCCGCGTAG